One segment of Hyla sarda isolate aHylSar1 unplaced genomic scaffold, aHylSar1.hap1 scaffold_1897, whole genome shotgun sequence DNA contains the following:
- the LOC130316025 gene encoding histone H4 codes for MSGRGKGGKGLGKGGAKRHRKVLRDNIQGITKPAIRRLARRGGVKRISGLIYEETRGVLKVFLENVIRDAVTYTEHAKRKTVTAMDVVYALKRQGRTLYGFGG; via the coding sequence ATGTCGGGACGCGGTAAAGGAGGGAAAGGTCTCGGTAAGGGCGGAGCCAAGCGGCACAGGAAGGTGCTCCGGGATAACATCCAGGGCATCACCAAGCCTGCCATCCGCCGTCTAGCTCGCAGGGGAGGTGTGAAGCGCATCTCCGGCCTCATCTATGAAGAGACTCGCGGTGTCCTGAAAGTCTTCCTGGAGAACGTCATCCGTGACGCCGTCACCTACACCGAGCACGCCAAGAGGAAGACCGTCACCGCTATGGACGTGGTGTACGCCCTCAAGCGCCAGGGCCGCACTCTCTACGGCTTTGGAGGTTAA